CAACATGATAGCAATGTCATGTAGCCTATTATCTAATATAGCTTGTTTATCAAACTCGTTCGACAAATGGTAAAATAACTCTCTCTTTGTAACGGTTTTCCCCTCACTTAAGAATTTTCGTACCGCTTCTAAAATGGATATTATCATCCTTGCTTTAAATTTATCCTCTGTGTTGGaatttccatttttcttcaGTACTAAATGATCAATAGATTTGGAATAGACAACATTCGAAGGCGAAGGATATATGAAATTATATGAGGGGCTTCTCTCATAAGCAAGAGCAAAAGTAGCATCTATTTTGTCTATTACTTCGTTTGCGGGTAGGTCAAGTACTTGTATGTAAGAAAATTTGGAGGGTTTGGGTTCGTAGGTTGTAGTTGGTGTTGAAGATATTAGCAAAGTGAGCAAGCTGTTTAAATCTCTTTCACTAAGCATGATGAGAATTAGCAAATGTACCTAATCACAATTAGTTTGAAAAGTTACAAACCAAAAGTAAAAATAGAAGATAAcacatatttttaaaacaactaCTATAAGTTGAAGGCACATATAACTTGAagcatttattaagaaaaagagTTTTGAAAATCTCTCGACGAGAGTTGAGGattcttctttttctgaaaagagttttaattaatatttgttaaatataagAGTGTGACAATTATTCGAGATAAGTAAATAAAAGACacgcatatatatatttttgtattttttgctATCATCTAAACATataatatgagaatatgatgtataaataaataaacttaatgacaaagagataaataaatagaacaaacaagtaaaatacaaaaataaaataaagaaaaacaaataattgagaAATGGAGAGGGTCCTCTCTCCTGGGCCCGaggttttatgtttttttgtcaaaataaataaaaataaattattttaacactaacctattattattatttctccTCCTCCTAAACCCAGATCAACAAACCAGAGAATGGATAGCTCCCGAACTTACCAACGCGAGCGTGAGCTGAAAACAGATAACACCGCAACCCTTCTTTTTTCGGAGATCCACAGTGGTGGTGGACTCTTCTTTTTTCGATTTCGCCTCCCTCGTctcttttctcttctctttctgtTCTGAATGGGTTGGTGATGGATTATGGTTTCTGAGTTTGCGGTTTTGGGGATGTTACGGtcacaatgattttttttttttcttttaaatagtCCAAGAAATAGGGTTTGGACATTGCAAATCTGGTACGAGGATGATGGACTTTCATGAGTTGAAAAATTTGAATCCCCATTTGGGGAAGAAGACAAGCAAAATGCAGAGAAAAACGTGACTCATATATGTGAACTTTTAATAATACCAAATATACCCTTCACACTTCATTTAGTATTAGTTTCAGGCTTCTGTACATTAAAAAAGAGAATTGCTCTATGCATAATAACTGCAACCAACAAATTAGTTCTATCATCTCCTAACAAGTTTGATACATCGCAGACAACAACATATTGCAGAGActgcaacaacaacaataaatatttGTGAGCCATTCTTGCATATATCTCTATTTTTCACTCTTGATTTTGATTCttattagtttattattatgttttcgGTCACTTTTTACTTGCTATATATCCTATTAGGTTGGCAATGTTTACACATTTAGTACATCAACTGTGGAATGGGAATTATTTATTACTTGCTTTGACATGAAAACATATATAAAGTTACTATACATAATACAGTGGTCTCAACTTTATCATGTGTATTTTTTTCCAGCCACTTATGGTTACCTAAATTAACAAGAGTAACCTCCAATCCATCATCTAAATCCTATTCTCTTCAACATTCCTTGAATTTTGTGAGCCATTCTTCAATTActcttaatttattattttgaagaTATAGTGCTACAAACAAACAAGTATAAcccaataaaaacaaatatcaaaTGCTATGCGGGATAGTCAAAGCATCTCCTAATTAACCCATGTACTAATACTAAGACTTATGAAAATTGCAAGTAAAACATTCACAAGAGTGATTTTCTACTTTTTAAGTTTTtctgaaattaaattttattttgttacaaaatttataattacttGGTATCTATACTATATTATTTTCGGTTTTTAGCTTTTGCATTTCCATTTTAAATGTCTCCTTTTGCATGTCTATTTTAAATTAGCACAAATTATTACTTAAATTAGATGTACACATCTAAAGTATACTTTTAATGATATTGTCGCGGTGATTTTTGGACGCCAAGCTATTGGTTAGCTTTGGTTCTCAAAAAATGATTCACCACCGAACTTTAATTTATCCAAGGGAAGGGAAAAAGATCGAATAAacccaaaattaaattttttagagattaaaaggttcgggggttagttatacaaagggaaggtattagcacccttCGTATCCGTAGTACTCTACGGGAACCTCTTGTGTTTATGTGTATTTTGTGCTAAAAAGGATTTGCTTGTAAAtaattgtttataaataattgggataatgagaagaaaaataaaatatgtattttattaattttgatttgggAAGACGCAAGGTCTCTTGCACTACGTACCCGTTAAGGATCAAAATCTCGTAGTTCGGggtaaaaattgtaaaaatggTTTGTTTGGTTATTTTTTTAGGAGGAAAGACGAATTGTCATCTTAAGTTTTAAACTCCTTTTAATCCACCACGAACGTGTTAAAATGGGATTTTTAATTCATAATAGGGAAGGGCTCTCACTCGGAATTCATGATCGAGTATGCCACTAACTCTCCTAAATGAAGAAGAAATCACATTTTCCATTGTTTTAATGTTATGGGGAATATTAGAATTTTCGACCATGGAGATGACTCACGTCTAAACTTTTTTGGGAAAAGGTTTTAAAACTAAAAGCCAAGCGGCAAAAAagagtttgaatttgtttttatattttttagtctcttttgaaaaaaatatttaaacatgcTTAAGTGTATTAAggcatttatttaaaaaaagagagtTGGAAAAATCTCTCGACGAAAGTCGAGGTTTATTAGAAAAAGATTCTTTTtgaaaagtatttttttatttatttgaaattttttgttttgttatatgAAAAAGGgtattatcattattttaaaaaagggtATTATTTTTTAGCGTCGATTACTCAGACCACAAGCCATCCGGCAAGAAATCCAAAGTAACCGGGGAGTGGAAAGTCATCCGTCCAACCACTCCATTTCAAATCCTCTTTAGAacaaaaactttttattttgaaggGACAAGTAAAAAAATGTAACGCGAGGCTAacgaaaaaatatttattcccTTGGATAACAGATAATCATACAACAcatattttttgcattttttacatttaaacaaaaataataaatatcatCAAGAAACATGACATATTTTTGGCATTTTTGGCAATATTAATCATGACATGTaaggtaaaaataaattaaatggcataaaaaaaataaaaagaaaatttaaacaaGGCAGGGAGGGATAAACAGCAACATAGGGGGGTGCTGATAGTAGATCTGGGCTTAAGCCCAAgatccaaaagaaaaaaggcaaaaaaaaaaagaagtaaaaatggTGGAAAAACCACCTGGGGGATTCGAACCCACCCCCTTAATCAACCCCTAGAATACGAAAATAAGCACGGAAAGTTCAAAAGCCTCACCCAAACGCAGATCGGAGGCAGTTTTCAAagtctttcttttcttcttctctttcgcTCTAAACTCCTTCTCTTTCTTTCTATCCtctgttgtttttttgtttttttttctctttggtttcgATGGTTGAAAAATTGTTGGTGGTGGGTTTTGATGGTTGTTGTTCTTTTTAGAACGgttgaagaggaaaaaaaaggtttgttttgCTGTTGTGTTTGAGGTTGTGGCTGTGGCTTCTGTGTTAATGAAAAGAATTAGGGTTTTGTtgcttgtttttgttttgcagGTTGCGGCTGTCTTCCCCTCTTTTTTTTCTCCCTGATTTCGTTTGGTTTCTGTTGTTTTATACCCAAATGTCTAGGGTTTGTGTTGATGGAAAAGGGAGGGTTTGACCTCAACTTTCCAATGCTAAGAGCATCAGTTTCAAATGGGAAAAAAAAGACAGTACTCTGAGTTTGCTGTTCAGTTGTTATGCAGGGGTTGTTTTAACGTGTTCCTCTTGTCACTGTGGTGTTGcagaatttttgaaaaaaagaaagaagggaAGGGAAAGATCCTTTCTGGGTTGGAGAATTTGCGTCTGACCTTTGCTGTTCTTggacaatttgatttttttgatttttttaataaaaaagataaataaaataaaatgaataaaaaaaagcaaagaaaaacgtaaagaaagaaaaagaaagagaaagggtttagaaaaataaaaaaataaaataaaataaaataaaaaataaaaataattaaaaataataataataataataatgttaataatattgataataataaaaaaaataagaataaataataaaattaaacaaaaagagTACTTGAACAAAAAatgaggtattttaaaatacctctcTGCCGAAATTTCGTTTGAAAAGATAAAGACTATCCCGGACAAAAATGTGAATGACGTGGGATCTTAAGTCAAAAATTGGGGTATGACAGATATCCTTCTATCAGTTAAGTCTAATGAATATAAATCAGAATCATCAAACTCTCATTTATTTAGAAacaattatatatcatttagTATCTACTTTTTTTAACTCTTATTCTAAACCACCTAAAATGTTTGCTTAAATTTAATACTTTGTCAGGtacaatattaatattaaaatggaaAATAGAAGAACTCAACAATCGAGGGAACATCAAAGAATTGTATGAAGCTTTTTTAGAGTGTCAtgtcttttttatttcaataatagAATAATCTAAATTAATGTAAGCAGTTTTAATTATTAATGCATGAGTACAGACATATGCAAATGGAAATGTGAGGTTTCAAAGTGAAAGTGAAAACTATGTGCTGGAGTTAGAGGTTTTTTAATGTGCTTAAGTCTACTACATACACTGTGCTTATTAAGCTAATCATCATTACTCTCACTCTGATACAATACAACTATTTTATAGGTCCAGTAAAAATGTCATCGACATGTTAAATTATGATCACCGTCGCAATCCTTGATATTATTAAAATACACAAAGTTTAGACAGAAATAAACACGAAACGAAAAGCAAAAAACTAATGGGAGTAGCTTGTCTTATTCAATTGTATTATTACTGTTATAGATAACATAAGAAAAACTAGCTTGAAATATATGATCATATTTGCTGTGAGTTTTTGTTTGGCTTCTGAATGTTATCTATAGGAAATTGTTTTGAAACATCTGATATTGCTGCTCCAGCAACTGCCGGGGTCATGGATTGATACTGAGAGGGTGCATTTGCATTTGAATGTTGTTGTTGCATTTGTGTAGAGTATACTTGTTCTTGCATAGCTCCgccataatcataatcataaccATAAATAGGGTGTGGTGGATGATGAATATTTTGAGACAAAGTCATATATTGCTGCTGAAATTGGTTGGAAGGTATTTGAATAAAACCAGAATTTGATGCTACAGGAGCTTTATAAACACTTGGATTCACTTCAGGTAAAACACTTTGTGGCCTTACTGAGGCTACTACATTTGTGTCAGCTATATTGGATTGCAAAGCCATGTTGTATGGTTGTGTAGATCCAAGTCCAATAGGCATCACATAAACCGGGAACTGATTAAGTTGTTGGTGTGATTGTGGTGCATAATAAGAGTAGTATGATGATATTGGCACTTGACCTGTACTTATAGGACGGTGAATATAGACAAATTGATGTTGATATGTGGCAGGTTGTTGCGGATTTTGATCCGGTTTTTGTTGGGGTGAGAcgtgttgggaaaaaccggcatagagaaaataaaagaacgcaatcaacaacacaagaatataacgtggaaactccaaaccggagaaaaaaccacggtcgttgtcaaaaacgacaaccagagaataaacactatgtgaaaattgttacaacacatagactaccctcaaccttcctttggcccccaatacacccacactctccaaagcaaatacctaactacatctctcaaccctctaatacaagagtacaagagaaaaacaaaaaagtcagatataagcttaaaatGCTACTaactggtgcaattataaacaaagaacttaggtccattatatagccttgattccccattgcttcaccattctaagcgatgtggaacttcttcaatataatttctttgatcttttttttcccttcattagcaatgtgggacttacattgcaatcaaccccaacaagaCGTAAGTAGAATTGTTTAGTTGTTCCTCTTGCTGATTTTGATCACTTTTGACCTGTGATTGCACAAGAAAAGCATCATCTTGCTTCACGTTAGCCACTTTTACATCGTCAAAGTTGTTATCCTCCTGCTGTTGCTGCTGCTCCATCTCAACAGGCCTTTGTTCATCAGCGCGAACTCGTATTTGAGGAAGATTATCAAATGAATAATTAAACATGTTGTCCTCCTCGTCCACAGGTACAGAATAATCCACATCAATTAAATGCTCCTTGTTaacattattattagtattttcATCGTTGCAGCTAGAAGCACTCGCTTCATAATCATCAAGGTTGAGGAGGCAATTATCAACAACTGCAGCGGAATCAGAAACAACTCGAGAGAGAATCCCTGAGTTGTTGAGAGCTTCCACGAACCACGAATGATTAGAGTCATGGTGGAGAGTGTCCATGGAAACAGCAGTTTCTGGTTTGGAGAAAAAGAGGAACAATCTAAGTCGAGAAGGGGAGGGGGAAGAGTTTGAAGACAAACGATCATACTCTTCGATCATATTTTGGAGGTCTTCATCGGTTGAAACAGTGATGAGATTGTCAAGGTCTTCATCGGGAAGATGGTACTTAAGATTGAGATTGAATGATCTTCTTCCATGAAGGAGATTGCAAGAGAGGTGAGCACAGAGGCGTGTTAAGGATGAGTGGCGGTCCACGGCCACAATGCGAGTGTCTCCACCTACATAGTAGAGGGAGTTGTCACGTGGCATGATGTGGCCGCCGTAGCTGCACAAGAGGCGGAGTTTGGAACCAGGCACGTGTGGGAGATCAGTTGTCTCATTATGATAATGATAACGAGGAGACGATACCACTGCTGCCACTGAGTTAGGATGCATTATTGTGatatgggggggggggggggtaatGGATCCATCACATATTAGTGAATGAAAACTATGGAGGAGAAGGAGTGTGTTattttgtgtgatttaattCTTGTAGATAGCATATATATCATACTTTCATATACTAAGCATCATTGCAAAATGCAAAGATATAACATTGAAGTAAGTGTAGCACGTGCAGAACTTTGGTTTACAAAGTTGCAGAACTTTGGTTTACAAAGTTGCAAACTTGAATGAAGTTGGGAGTGAAGTTATTTGTCCCCTTTGAATTGGCCATCCCTTCACCAAAGAGAGTGTAACATAAATAACTATATATATTGGAGAGTGTAACATAAATTATTTGTCTCGTATATtttactctctccgtcccattttaaatGACATATTTGACCATTTCACACACTTTAATAAAAGTGCATAAATAAAAGATAGAGAGTTGTACAATTACTAAATTGTCCTTACATTTTCCATTACTAGTAGTAATGATTAAATTGGTTGAGTATGCCACACATAAATAGGGGCCCacataaagggtaaaattggaaaaaatggCTTTGAAAGTTGTAtagattatttattttgtgacaaatcaatgtcaaaaaaatgtcatttaaaatgGGACGTAGGAGTATGtatcaaaaataaaagtgtgtcctgtttttttttttttctctttcatatatacgtaaaaaaaaaaattgtttattgatttgttttatgtccttttataaaaaattatgaaaattttatattttgaaaatactcgtcgagACAAATcgaacaacatcttatatgctaatatttatttttatatattagtaaaaaattacgatcaaaataaattatatgaatagtgcacacGATTTCCAAACGACCAATAAAAAAGAACGGATAGAGTATTaaataatgtgttttttttttaattatcaatgataaatatATGTCCTGTGTTAATTTTGTATACCTAAGGGCTTCTCTATAGAATAGACTGTTCCCAAAGCtaacccttaaaaaaaattaacctttGAGAGATTTCTATAATGTAATAAATAtgattgcaaaaaaaattcaaaatttcgaATAATACATATGAGTTGTTTTAAAAGTAGAGACTAAAAGTTGCgactaaaaatatttaaaaattaaccTTTTGCGTGAGAGATTTTTATAATGTGTCTGtcgaaaaaattcaaaatttcgaATAATACATATGAGTTGTTTTAAAAGTAGAGACCAAAAGTTGCGACTAcatatatttgaaaattaacCTTTTGCAAGAGAGACTTTTATTATAATGTAATAAACATGACTGcggaaaaaacacaaaatttcaaATGATACATATACGACCGAAAATATTTGGAGGACCGAAACttgttaaaattatttataaggcctaaaaaagaaatttaagatTCTTATAGGGGCAAAAAAAATcctatttaaatataataagtgtttattttagattatataaatatgttaatttagatgattaattataataaattaaatgggTAGGTTAGAAAAATGATTGGGCTATGTGGCCAATTATGGTATAAGGAAGGGTagaaaattttttttacatgtatCTCGTTTTAATAGATTTACATGATTTGGATTGTATATggttaaaattgcatttatttAAAACTGTACAGAGTCATTTAGTTGaattattttgaaacttttttttaattatgctCAAAATTTTGGGACCTAAAACTGTTACTTGAATTATTTGACCCTTGGGCCGGCCTGAaatcaacacttttttttttaatgaatgatcaacacttattttaaaactaagagcatccacaatggagcactccattttttagtacttaaatgGTCTCACAtggacacatcatcaatttattatttttttaataatagtacctaataggtactcaacccctccaatggagcatttcttaaaaagttttaaaattggtcccatcaataacttcgcatcattacaatatatttaataatctattttataatataaattgattgaattaatgataaaattacaaaattagtatggtctattttttttataattcgaaaaaataattaaaattcaaaatttaatttaaaataatattgccaaattttaagaattacataattaaaaaataatttaaaataattaataaaatggtaatttTGAGAGGAGTAGAATCCTTCAAtttggtttttatttatatgataagagtatttttttttccaacggtaaaaagaaacaaacaatgacTACCAACGGCTATATATGgttgacattaaatttttatgccaatttaaaagttatgattttttttattttttgaatatattaaataaagtgggtcccaaaaaaagaagagagagatagttcttatattagaattgATATCTATTaagtactaaaatgtgttgtgctccaatggtagtacctaataggtactacaccattggagatggtctaaccGCAAGTAGTTATATGAACACTCTCTCTTTATCTCTATGGCATATGTGAGCTGGAGCTGTCAAATGGGCTGCCCAGGCCCAGCCCAGTGGGCCAGACAATATATATGGGTTAATTTGGCCCGGCCCAGTTATTGGTGGGCTACACATTTATGAGTTTGGCCCAATACGTATGAGCCATGTGGGCTAATGGGTCTGACTtgatccattttttttttccatttattcaatctttttttacATAACTTTGATGTATTAGTTGcttataattatcaattttattgagaaGATATATTGATATAaagatttaatttataataaagaattaaatataatgacCAATTTAACAATTTAATAGAGTATAGATTTTTTCctagaataatgctagcaatacactctttaacaaacacacttcaacacactctcttttattggttgaaattcacatgagtcccataaaaaaaaagtggacccatataacttttatgggactcatataaattttaaccaataaaagagaatgtgttagagtgtgtttgttaaagagtgtgttgctagcactttTCTTTTTCCTAAGATATTCATAATTTAAGAGACTCGTGTGAGgataattctttttaaatttaagtAAAAGATAATTTAGaaatccatttttaatattcaagCAGTGCTCTAAAAAATCAGAACCAGCCCTACTTATAACTCACTTGATACGGTCGCATTTAGCATGCACAAATCTAAaatttgtgcaccatgcacaaatTTAGATCAACAATCGGATCTTGCAGTTACATTACATCTTATCATGTGTCTCTCACACTAGATCTAACCAATCACTTCtctcaacattttttttcctcccaaTGCCACATTATCATCAACCTCAAACACCCAAAACAGCATCACACcaatttctaaatttatttatggttaaATTACTCCATCAGTAAACCACATACACCTCATTTTATTTCACttcctcttcatcttctttcttttccttcttgatGTTCATAACCATGTTCAATGACctttataatttcaaaaaaaatctcgaaaataaaaaatcaaaatagaaattttcaATTCTTTGAGCATaacccaaaaaaatcaaaacaaagaaaattaaaaaaaaaaatgaaggaatTTTTGGAGTTTTATGAAGGAAATTTCTGGAAAGTAAACCCAAATTCTTTTCCATAAGTTTTCTTAGATCTATAAGATTTTTTATCGGTATATGTCAACAATAAACAACTTCTGGGTTCTTCCTTGCtattaaaataaacaacttCAATATTATCAAACTAAATttctgaaaaaagaaaaacgaaATTTGTGAAAGAAAAATCACAGACAGTGGAAGGAGAATTATTTCATGAGTCTGAGGATTCAATTTGAGTTCTTCCATATGAGGTTTTCAtttcaatatttataaattgTGTTTTCTCATGGGTTTAATTTTCAAGAATTTGCTTCATAAAGATCcaaaatttcattcattttttattttctatgtttacgagttttttgggttttgttTAAGGGAATGAAAAATTTTAGATTTAGATTTTTCATTTTCTGGAATTTTTCTATGTATAGATGATGATGAACATAAAGAAggagaagagagaagaagatgaagaaaagtgAATGATAGGTGTTAGATTTGATACTGACAGACCATGCTAAAAATATGTTCcttatttgatctaatggtcAACAATTATCTTATAAAGTTGTGCATCCATGCACAAATTTAACAATTTGTGCATTGTAAATGCCACCGATCATTAGTTTGGTTCTTATACCTTGAGCATTAGGTCGAGTTTATTAACAAGTTCCCTAAGAATATTAGTTAAGCATGCACAATATTTCACATTGAAATGAATAATtgttaaactttaaaaatattgaatacaCGAACTTTTTaagtcaaattttttatatttgtttttaaaactaGCATTTTATAATATAGATAGATGCACATTTTGTACCTTATGTATTTCTACTATTCAATTATTCAccaagttttataaaaaaaacaagtgaATAGTTTAACCGGAAAAGATGGAACAATGGCATCTCCCAATCCCATCATGCAGGCATTATCAAACTTTTTTGTTGATGCAAACTAAACAAAGTAACTTTGGCATGTAATAATACTGTAATAAGCAGAAAGAAAGCAAAAAGTTTTGCATGATTAATTTACTTTTGCAAGGTTTGTAGTACCATTCCGTTCGAATCTAACTAAGGCCAGTGTGATTTTGCTGTTTCCATGAATAAGAAAAGAGAATTACATAATCACCCCTATTGTAGAGTGAGTGGGTCTCATCTCACTTCCCCCTTGAAAGCGCGTGAGTTCAAATGGTAGGCATCGAGTATTGGAAAAGTGAAGAAAATTGACGCTCCCACAGCGCAGAATAAATACAGCAGACAAACGTAGGCACAACGTTACACAAAAACTCGAACCTCTTTTTTCGTTTC
This genomic interval from Trifolium pratense cultivar HEN17-A07 linkage group LG6, ARS_RC_1.1, whole genome shotgun sequence contains the following:
- the LOC123892277 gene encoding uncharacterized protein LOC123892277, with amino-acid sequence MHPNSVAAVVSSPRYHYHNETTDLPHVPGSKLRLLCSYGGHIMPRDNSLYYVGGDTRIVAVDRHSSLTRLCAHLSCNLLHGRRSFNLNLKYHLPDEDLDNLITVSTDEDLQNMIEEYDRLSSNSSPSPSRLRLFLFFSKPETAVSMDTLHHDSNHSWFVEALNNSGILSRVVSDSAAVVDNCLLNLDDYEASASSCNDENTNNNVNKEHLIDVDYSVPVDEEDNMFNYSFDNLPQIRVRADEQRPVEMEQQQQQEDNNFDDVKVANVKQDDAFLVQSQVKSDQNQQEEQLNNSTYVLLGLIAM